From the Astyanax mexicanus isolate ESR-SI-001 chromosome 9, AstMex3_surface, whole genome shotgun sequence genome, one window contains:
- the LOC111191704 gene encoding extracellular calcium-sensing receptor-like — MEHIFTLLHVVMAIINFSRTNGTFCSMQGELVYPQLSKEGDITIGAIFPFHSIWEITDLSYSVRPPPVKCMSLDFRAFQFSQTLIYAIEEINNSSSLLPGVSLGYKIYDTCSSTAMGVRAVMALVNGNENLDLNEPCTKPTEVQAMIGETYSAVSMAIANSIGPLSVPIISHYSTCECLSDKRKYPSFLRTIPSDYFQSRALAEMVKHFGWTWVGAIRRDDDYGNSGMAAFTEAASELGICLEYSLPFFRTYSQEKVLRIIQQIKSSTSRVIIGFLDTWDLEMLVHVFFEHNITGYQWVGTEAWIFDPELAKLDRFNILQGAIGMAISETTVTGLQDFILDVQPLKSAGNAAFTEFWEAMFQCTFTIENDYRNTTICTGKEKLSEVENTFTDMSLMPIFSNVYKGVYAVAHALHHLLGCTKTCPTKKQPDPFTFLEHLKRVHFKTKEGEEVYFDANGDPAAKYEIINWQTTKEHQYEFIAVGLYDSSFPPNDRLAVNLNSIVWAQNSNQMPRSVCSESCPSGTRKAVQKGKPICCFDCIPCAEGEISNTTDSIECEQCNQDYWSNTRRDECVKKEIEFLSYEETMGILLTVVSIIGALTTIIIAIIFFKYKDTPIVKANNSELSFLLLFSLTLCFLCSLTFIGQPSEWSCVLRHTMFGIIFVLCISCVLGKTIVVLMAFRATLPGSNAMKWFGPPQQRLSVLSLTLIQVLICVIWLATSPPFPFKNLKRYKEKIILECHLGSNVGFWAVLGYIGLLALFCFILAFLARKLPDNFNEAKFITFSMLIFCAVWITFIPAYVSSPGKFTVAVEIFAILASSFGLLFCIFLPKCYIIILKPEKNTKKQMMGKVAVK; from the exons ATGGAGCATATATTTACTCTCTTGCATGTGGTGATGGCCATTATAAATTTTTCCAGAACAAATGGAACATTCTGTAGTATGCAGGGAGAGCTTGTATACCCACAACTGTCGAAGGAAGGGGATATCACGATTGGAGCAATTTTTCCCTTCCACAGCATATGGGAGATTACTGATTTGTCCTACTCTGTCAGACCACCTCCAGTAAAGTGCATGAG TCTTGATTTCAGAGCCTTCCAGTTTTCACAGACCCTGATTTATGCAATAGAGGAGATCAACAACAGCTCTTCTTTGCTGCCTGGTGTCTCACTGGGCTACAAGATCTATGACACCTGCAGCTCCACAGCAATGGGGGTTAGAGCGGTCATGGCACTTGTCAATGGGAATGAGAACTTAGATTTGAATGAGCCATGCACAAAACCAACTGAGGTACAAGCCATGATTGGCGAGACATACTCAGCAGTATCAATGGCTATTGCAAACAGTATCGGACCACTCAGTGTTCCCATT ATCAGTCACTATTCCACCTGTGAGTGTCTCAGTGACAAAAGGAAATATCCCTCATTTCTGCGCACTATTCCCAGTGACTATTTTCAGAGCAGAGCACTGGCAGAGATGGTGAAACACTTTGGCTGGACATGGGTGGGAGCAATCAGAAGAGATGATGATTATGGTAACAGCGGAATGGCTGCATTTACTGAAGCAGCAAGTGAATTAGGCATATGCCTGGAATATTCCCTCCCATTCTTCAGAACCTACTCACAAGAAAAAGTCCTGAGAATAATTCAGCAGATTAAAAGCTCCACTTCTCGAGTGATTATTGGATTTCTTGACACATGGGACCTGGAGATGTTGGTGCATGTGTTTTTTGAACACAACATCACTGGATACCAGTGGGTGGGAACTGAGGCCTGGATATTTGATCCAGAACTGGCCAAACTGGATAGGTTCAACATACTGCAAGGAGCTATAGGAATGGCTATCTCTGAAACAACAGTAACAGGTCTACAGGACTTCATTCTGGATGTACAGCCACTAAAATCTGCAGGAAATGCTGCATTTACTGAATTTTGGGAGGCAATGTTTCAGTGTACATTTACAATTGAAAATGACTATAGAAATACAACAATATGCACAGGAAAAGAGAAACTGTCTGAAGTGGAAAACACATTTACTGACATGTCCCTGATGCCCATTTTCAGTAATGTGTATAAAGGAGTTTATGCTGTTGCTCACGCCCTCCATCACCTTCTTGGGTGTACAAAGACATGCCCCACAAAAAAGCAGCCTGATCCTTTTACT TTTTTAGAACATCTCAAAAGGGTGCATTTCAAAACCAAAGAGGGTGAAGAAGTGTATTTTGATGCAAATGGTGATCCTGCTGCAAAATATGAAATCATAAACTGGCAGACAACCAAAGAGCATCAATATGAGTTTATCGCTGTTGGACTTTATGACTCTTCATTTCCTCCAAATGATCGATTAGCAGTAAACCTGAATTCTATTGTTTGGGCACAAAATAGCAATCAG ATGCCGAGATCAGTGTGCAGTGAGAGCTGCCCTTCAGGCACCAGGAAAGCTGTACAGAAAGGAAAGCCGATCTGCTGCTTTGACTGCATACCATGTGCAGAAGGAGAAATCAGTAATACTACAG ATTCAATTGAATGTGAACAATGCAACCAAGACTACTGGTCAAATACACGCAGAGATGAGTGTGTGAAGAAAGAAATTGAATTCCTGTCCTATGAGGAAACTATGGGCATTTTGTTAACAGTGGTTTCAATTATTGGGGCTTTAACAACTATTATAATAgcaatcatattttttaagtacaaAGACACTCCAATAGTCAAAGCCAACAACTCAGAGCTGAGCTTCTTGCTGCTCTTCTCACTGACTCTGTGTTTCCTCTGTTCACTTACTTTCATTGGTCAGCCATCTGAGTGGTCCTGTGTGCTGCGCCACACAATGTTCGGGATCATTTTTGTCCTCTGCATCTCCTGTGTTCTGGGGAAAACAATAGTGGTGTTAATGGCCTTCAGAGCTACACTTCCAGGCAGTAATGCTATGAAATGGTTCGGGCCTCCACAGCAGAGACTCAgtgttctttctctcactctcatacAGGTTCTAATTTGTGTGATTTGGTTAGCAACATCCCCTCCATTCCCTTTCAAAAATCTAAAACGTTATAAAGAAAAGATCATTCTAGAATGTCACTTAGGATCAAATGTAGGTTTCTGGGCTGTGCTGGGTTATATTGGACTCTTGGCtctattttgtttcattttagctTTTCTGGCTCGGAAACTTCCTGATAACTTTAATGAAGCCAAATTCATCACATTCAGCATGCTCATATTCTGTGCAGTCTGGATCACCTTCATCCCAGCTTATGTCAGCTCTCCTGGAAAGTTCACAGTAGCTGTGGAGATATTTGCTATTTTGGCCTCAAGTTTTGGTTTACTGTTCTGTATTTTCCTACCAAAATGTTACATTATCATATTAAAACCCGAGAAGAACACTAAAAAGCAAATGATGGGAAAAGTTGCAGTTAAGTAA
- the LOC103037740 gene encoding extracellular calcium-sensing receptor-like, giving the protein MEHIFNLLHVVMAIINFSRTNGTFCSLQGEPAYPQLSKHGDIIIGGILPFHSRWDVTNMSYLVKPPPVKCMSLDFRAFQFSQSLIYAIEEINNSSSLLPGVSLGYKIYDSCTSTAIGVRMAMTLVNGNENSDLDEPCSKPAQVQAIIGETYSSVSMAIANSIGPLSVPVISYYSTCECLSDKRKYPSFLRTIPSDYFQSRALAEMVKHFGWTWVGAIRRDDDYGNSGMAAFTEAAVELGICLEYSIPFFRTYSQEKVLRIVEQVKSSTSRVIVAFVDTWDLDILVHAFFKNNVTGYQWVGTEAWIFDLELATLDKFNILQGAIGLAISQTTVTGLKDFILDINPLKSVGSAIFTEFWEALFQCTFTKQNKSKDKPVCTGEEKVSEVENPFTDMSLMPIFSNVYKGVYAVAHALHDLLGCTQTCPTKKQPDPFTFLEHLKRIHFKTKEGDEVYFDKNGDPAAKYEIINWQTHKEHQYEFVSVGLYDSTLPFHNRLTVNMASIVWAKNSNQVPVSVCSESCPPGTRKAVQKGKPICCFDCIPCAEGEISNMTDSVTCEQCTQDYWSNPYRDKCVKKETEYLSYEETMGILLTAVSVIGAIMAITIAILFFRYKNTPIVKANNSELSFLLLFSLNLCFLCSLTFIGQPSEWSCMLRHTAFGIIFVLCISCVLGKTIVVLMAFRATLPGSNVMKWFGPPQQRLSVLAFTLIQVLICVIWLTTSPPFPFKNVKHYKEKIILECNLGSNVAFWAVLGYIGLLSLLCFILAFLARKLPDNFNEAKFITFSMLIFCAVWITFIPAYVSSPGKFTVAVEIFAILASSFGLLFCIFLPKCYIIILKPEKNTKKQMMGKMAVK; this is encoded by the exons ATGGAGCATATATTTAATCTCTTGCATGTGGTGATGGCCATCATCAATTTTTCCAGAACAAATGGGACATTCTGTAGCCTACAAGGAGAGCCTGCATACCCACAACTATCAAAGCATGGCGATATCATCATTGGAGGGATTTTACCATTTCACAGCAGATGGGATGTCACAAACATGTCCTATCTGGTCAAGCCACCTCCAGTGAAGTGCATGAG TCTTGATTTCAGAGCTTTCCAGTTCTCACAGTCCTTGATATATGCAATAGAGGAGATCAACAACAGCTCATCTTTACTGCCTGGTGTTTCTCTGGGCTACAAGATATATGACAGCTGCACTTCCACAGCAATTGGGGTTAGAATGGCCATGACACTTGTAAATGGAAATGAGAACTCAGACTTGGATGAGCCCTGTTCAAAACCAGCTCAGGTGCAGGCCATAATCGGTGAGACATATTCATCAGTGTCAATGGCTATTGCAAATAGTATTGGACCACTCAGTGTTCCTGTG ATCAGTTATTATTCCACCTGTGAGTGTCTCAGTGACAAAAGGAAATATCCCTCATTTTTACGCACTATTCCCAGTGACTATTTTCAAAGCAGGGCACTGGCAGAGATGGTGAAACACTTTGGCTGGACATGGGTGGGAGCAATCAGAAGAGATGATGATTATGGTAACAGCGGAATGGCTGCATTTACTGAAGCTGCAGTTGAATTAGGCATATGCCTGGAATATTCTATTCCATTTTTTAGAACCTACTCACAAGAAAAAGTGCTAAGAATTGTTGAGCAGGTCAAAAGCTCCACTTCTCGAGTGATTGTGGCATTTGTCGACACATGGGACTTGGATATTTTGGTACAtgccttttttaaaaacaatgtcACTGGATACCAGTGGGTGGGTACTGAAGCCTGGATCTTTGATCTAGAACTGGCCACACTCGATAAATTCAACATACTGCAAGGAGCTATAGGGCTGGCTATCTCCCAAACAACAGTAACAGGTCTGAAAGACTTCATTCTGGATATAAATCCACTGAAGTCTGTAGGAAGTGCCATATTTACAGAATTCTGGGAGGCTCTGTTTCAGTGTACATTTACAAAACAGAATAAATCTAAAGATAAACCAGTGTGCACAGGAGAAGAGAAAGTGTCTGAAGTTGAAAACCCATTTACTGACATGTCACTAATGCCAATTTTCAGTAATGTGTATAAAGGTGTTTATGCTGTTGCTCATGCCCTACATGACCTTCTTGGCTGCACTCAAACATGCCCGACCAAGAAGCAGCCAGATCCATTCACA TTTCTAGAGCATCTCAAAAGGATTCATTTCAAAACCAAAGAGGGTGATGAAGTGTATTTCGATAAAAATGGAGACCCTGCTGCAAAATATGAGATCATAAATTGGCAGACACATAAAGAACATCAATATGAGTTTGTCAGTGTTGGACTTTATGACTCAACTCTACCGTTTCACAATCGATTAACGGTAAACATGGCCTCAATTGTCTGGGCAAAAAATAGCAATCAG GTGCCAGTGTCAGTGTGCAGTGAGAGCTGTCCTCCAGGCACCAGGAAAGCTGTACAGAAAGGAAAGCCGATCTGCTGCTTTGACTGTATACCGTGTGCAGAAGGAGAAATCAGCAACATGACAG ATTCTGTTACATGTGAACAATGCACCCAGGACTACTGGTCAAATCCATACAGAGATAAATGTGTAAAGAAGGAAACTGAATATCTCTCCTATGAGGAAACCATGGGCATTTTGCTGACAGCTGTTTCTGTTATTGGTGCTATCATGGCAATAACAATAGCAATATTGTTCTTTAGATATAAAAATACCCCAATAGTCAAAGCCAACAACTCAGAGCTGAGCTTCTTACTGCTCTTCTCCTTGAATCTATGTTTCCTCTGTTCACTGACTTTCATTGGTCAGCCCTCTGAGTGGTCCTGTATGCTGCGTCACACAGCTTTTGGAATAATCTTCGTCCTCTGCATCTCCTGTGTTCTGGGGAAAACAATAGTGGTGTTAATGGCCTTCAGAGCTACACTTCCAGGCAGTAATGTCATGAAGTGGTTTGGGCCTCCACAGCAGAGACTCAGTGTTCTTGCATTCACTCTCATTCAGGTCCTTATTTGTGTGATTTGGTTAACAACCTCTCCTCCCTTTCCTTTCAAAAATGTAAAGCACTACAAGGAAAAGATCATTCTAGAATGTAATTTAGGATCAAATGTAGCTTTCTGGGCTGTACTGGGTTATATTGGACTTCTGTCTCTTTTATGTTTCATTTTGGCTTTTCTGGCTCGAAAGTTGCCTGATAACTTCAATGAAGCCAAATTCATCACATTCAGCATGCTGATATTCTGTGCTGTCTGGATCACCTTCATCCCAGCTTATGTCAGCTCTCCTGGAAAGTTCACTGTAGCTGTAGAAATATTTGCCATTTTGGCCTCAAGCTTTGGATTGCTGTTTTGTATCTTTCTACCAAAATGTTACATAATCATTttgaagccagagaagaacacTAAAAAACAAATGATGGGTAAGATGGCAGTTAAGTGA
- the LOC103041284 gene encoding extracellular calcium-sensing receptor isoform X1 — translation MLLLADILMIFIFTASANGQQCIAYGADDFLHFSKDGDISIGGIFSFHQYPGGLNPTLQVNPGNMRCYGVDPGELQYAMTMMFTIEEINNSTEILPGFTMGYRIYGSCPSIPLSVRASLVLMNGPEEGRENCTKDSTVHAVIGETTSTATIGIARTMGPFHIPVLSHSATCACLSNRKEYPSFFRTIPSDYYQSRGLAKLVKHFGWTWVGAIRSRSDYGNDGMASFLEASKKEGICVEYSLAIYRTDSRQKFLDVVDIIKTSTSRVIVAFADGNDLDLLINELYNQNVTGFQWVGSEGWITYRYLANARNYAVVGGAVGFAVPNANIPGLKEFITGSRPSMTPGNTGLVELWENVFDCNLRPQLAISAKPCTGEESLGNAHTSFTDVTDASLLNNIYKAVYAVAHAVEGLLGCVEGKGPFHNGACANKEKIEPWQVLHYLKQVNFTTKNGEKVLFDQVGDPVARYALVNWQMSREGEIKFETIGLYDASQQEGHEFVMNDVTALWAGAKRRVPMSVCSEDCLPGTSRAFIKGKPICCFDCIRCADGEFSNTTSEKIRLLSFTLMLMVLLRSRLKAQTVSRSPEISSFALFNISDAVSCLQCPVEYKSNGNKTRCDLKNIEFLDFNELMGILLMTFSLFGGCLTITIGLIFFHFRQTPIVRANNSELSFLLLFSLTLCFFCSLTFIGQPSEWSCMLRHTAFGITFVLCISCVLGKTIVVLMAFRATLPGSNVMKWFGPPQQRLSVLAFTLIQVLICVLWLTISPPFPYKNMHQYTDRIILECHVGSVVGFWAVLGYIGFLALLCFILAFLARKLPDNFNEAKFITFSMLIFCAVWITFIPAYVSSPGKFIVAVEIFAILASSSGLLFCIFIPKCYIILLKPHENTKKHMMGKNPSKI, via the exons ATGCTGCTTCTGGCAGACATACTGATGATCTTCATTTTTACTGCTAGTGCCAATGGGCAGCAATGCATTGCTTACGGAGCAGatgattttcttcatttttctaaAGATGGGGATATCTCCATAGGAGGCATATTTTCCTTCCATCAGTATCCAGGTGGTCTGAATCCAACACTGCAAGTTAACCCTGGGAATATGAGGTGTTATGG GGTTGATCCAGGAGAGCTACAGTATGCCATGACAATGATGTTCACGATTGAGGAGATTAACAATAGCACAGAAATCCTTCCAGGCTTTACCATGGGCTACAGAATATATGGCTCTTGCCCCAGCATTCCTCTCTCAGTTAGGGCATCGCTGGTTCTAATGAATGGGCCTGAAGAGGGAAGGGAAAATTGCACCAAAGACTCCACTGTACACGCTGTCATCGGGGAGACCACTTCCACAGCCACCATAGGAATCGCAAGAACCATGGGCCCTTTCCACATACCAGTG CTCAGTCATTCAGCCACCTGTGCATGTCTCAGCAACAGAAAAGAGTACCCCTCTTTCTTCAGAACAATTCCCAGCGATTACTACCAGAGCAGAGGACTGGCAAAACTGGTCAAGCACTTTGGCTGGACCTGGGTGGGAGCCATCAGAAGCAGGAGTGACTATGGCAATGATGGAATGGCCAGTTTTCTAGAAGCTTCTAAAAAAGAGGGAATCTGTGTGGAGTACTCTCTGGCTATTTACAGGACTGACTCCAGACAGAAATTTCTAGATGTGGTGGACATTATCAAGACATCTACGTCCAGGGTAATTGTGGCTTTTGCAGATGGGAATGACCTGGACCTTCTTATTAATGAGCTTTACAACCAGAATGTCACTGGTTTTCAGTGGGTTGGAAGTGAAGGCTGGATCACATACAGGTATTTAGCCAATGCCAGGAACTATGCTGTGGTTGGGGGTGCAGTAGGCTTTGCCGTGCCCAATGCGAATATTCCAGGCCTGAAAGAGTTTATTACAGGCAGCCGGCCCTCTATGACCCCAGGTAACACAGGACTCGTTGAACTGTGGGAGAACGTGTTTGACTGCAATCTGAGACCACAATTAGCCATTAGTGCCAAACCCTGCACTGGAGAGGAGTCTTTGGGGAATGCACACACAAGCTTTACAGACGTGACAGATGCCAGCTTGCTGAATAACATTTATAAGGCTGTATATGCTGTGGCCCACGCTGTGGAGGGACTTTTGGGCTGTGTGGAAGGAAAAGGGCCGTTCCACAATGGCGCATGTGCAAACAAAGAGAAAATAGAGCCATGGCAGGTTCTACATTACCTCAAGCAAGTAAACTTTACAaccaaaaatggagaaaaagtaCTGTTTGATCAGGTGGGTGATCCAGTTGCACGCTATGCCCTGGTCAACTGGCAGATGAGCAGGGAAGGAGAAATAAAATTTGAGACCATTGGCTTGTATGACGCATCTCAACAAGAAGGCCATGAGTTTGTAATGAATGATGTTACTGCACTCTGGGCAGGGGCTAAACGTAGG GTTCCTATGTCAGTATGCAGTGAAGACTGTCTCCCAGGAACCAGCAGGGCTTTCATAAAGGGGAAGCCAATCTGCTGTTTTGACTGCATCCGCTGCGCAGATGGAGAGTTCAGCAACACCACAAGTGAGAAGATCAGGCTCCTATCTTTTACACTGATGCTGATGGTGCTATTACGTAGTCGACTTAAAGCTCAAACAGTTTCACGCAGTCCTGAAATTTCTTCATTTGCCCTTTTTAATATTTCAGATGCCGTCTCCTGTCTTCAATGCCCTGTCGAGTACAAGTCAAACGGGAACAAGACTCGATGTGATCTGAAAAATATAGAATTTCTAGACTTTAATGAGCTCATGGGAATTCTACTGATGACATTTTCTTTGTTTGGCGGATGTCTCACAATCACAATTGGATTAATTTTCTTCCACTTTAGACAGACTCCTATTGTCCGAGCCAACAACTCAGAGCTGAGCTTTCTTCTGCTCTTCTCTCTGACTCTGTGTTTCTTTTGCTCACTTACTTTCATCGGTCAGCCCTCTGAGTGGTCCTGTATGCTGCGTCACACAGCGTTTGGGATCACCTTCGTCCTCTGCATCTCCTGTGTTCTGGGGAAAACAATAGTGGTGTTAATGGCCTTCAGAGCTACACTTCCAGGAAGTAATGTCATGAAATGGTTCGGGCCTCCACAGCAGAGACTTAGTGTTCTTGCTTTTACCCTCATACAGGTCcttatttgtgtgctttggttAACAATATCCCCTCCGTTTCCTTACAAAAATATGCACCAATACACAGACAGAATCATACTAGAATGTCATGTGGGATCAGTTGTAGGTTTCTGGGCTGTGCTGGGGTATATAGGATTTTTAGcccttttgtgttttattttagcttttttggcTCGGAAGCTTCCTGATAACTTTAATGAAGCCAAATTCATCACATTCAGCATGCTGATATTCTGTGCTGTCTGGATCACCTTCATCCCAGCTTATGTCAGCTCTCCTGGAAAGTTTATCGTAGCCGTTGAGATATTTGCCATTTTGGCCTCAAGTTCTGGTTTacttttctgtatatttattcccaagtgttacattattttattaaagcCACATGAGAACACTAAAAAACATATGATGGGTAAAAATCCCTCCAAAATCTAA
- the LOC103041284 gene encoding extracellular calcium-sensing receptor isoform X2 — translation MLLLADILMIFIFTASANGQQCIAYGADDFLHFSKDGDISIGGIFSFHQYPGGLNPTLQVNPGNMRCYGVDPGELQYAMTMMFTIEEINNSTEILPGFTMGYRIYGSCPSIPLSVRASLVLMNGPEEGRENCTKDSTVHAVIGETTSTATIGIARTMGPFHIPVLSHSATCACLSNRKEYPSFFRTIPSDYYQSRGLAKLVKHFGWTWVGAIRSRSDYGNDGMASFLEASKKEGICVEYSLAIYRTDSRQKFLDVVDIIKTSTSRVIVAFADGNDLDLLINELYNQNVTGFQWVGSEGWITYRYLANARNYAVVGGAVGFAVPNANIPGLKEFITGSRPSMTPGNTGLVELWENVFDCNLRPQLAISAKPCTGEESLGNAHTSFTDVTDASLLNNIYKAVYAVAHAVEGLLGCVEGKGPFHNGACANKEKIEPWQVLHYLKQVNFTTKNGEKVLFDQVGDPVARYALVNWQMSREGEIKFETIGLYDASQQEGHEFVMNDVTALWAGAKRRVPMSVCSEDCLPGTSRAFIKGKPICCFDCIRCADGEFSNTTNAVSCLQCPVEYKSNGNKTRCDLKNIEFLDFNELMGILLMTFSLFGGCLTITIGLIFFHFRQTPIVRANNSELSFLLLFSLTLCFFCSLTFIGQPSEWSCMLRHTAFGITFVLCISCVLGKTIVVLMAFRATLPGSNVMKWFGPPQQRLSVLAFTLIQVLICVLWLTISPPFPYKNMHQYTDRIILECHVGSVVGFWAVLGYIGFLALLCFILAFLARKLPDNFNEAKFITFSMLIFCAVWITFIPAYVSSPGKFIVAVEIFAILASSSGLLFCIFIPKCYIILLKPHENTKKHMMGKNPSKI, via the exons ATGCTGCTTCTGGCAGACATACTGATGATCTTCATTTTTACTGCTAGTGCCAATGGGCAGCAATGCATTGCTTACGGAGCAGatgattttcttcatttttctaaAGATGGGGATATCTCCATAGGAGGCATATTTTCCTTCCATCAGTATCCAGGTGGTCTGAATCCAACACTGCAAGTTAACCCTGGGAATATGAGGTGTTATGG GGTTGATCCAGGAGAGCTACAGTATGCCATGACAATGATGTTCACGATTGAGGAGATTAACAATAGCACAGAAATCCTTCCAGGCTTTACCATGGGCTACAGAATATATGGCTCTTGCCCCAGCATTCCTCTCTCAGTTAGGGCATCGCTGGTTCTAATGAATGGGCCTGAAGAGGGAAGGGAAAATTGCACCAAAGACTCCACTGTACACGCTGTCATCGGGGAGACCACTTCCACAGCCACCATAGGAATCGCAAGAACCATGGGCCCTTTCCACATACCAGTG CTCAGTCATTCAGCCACCTGTGCATGTCTCAGCAACAGAAAAGAGTACCCCTCTTTCTTCAGAACAATTCCCAGCGATTACTACCAGAGCAGAGGACTGGCAAAACTGGTCAAGCACTTTGGCTGGACCTGGGTGGGAGCCATCAGAAGCAGGAGTGACTATGGCAATGATGGAATGGCCAGTTTTCTAGAAGCTTCTAAAAAAGAGGGAATCTGTGTGGAGTACTCTCTGGCTATTTACAGGACTGACTCCAGACAGAAATTTCTAGATGTGGTGGACATTATCAAGACATCTACGTCCAGGGTAATTGTGGCTTTTGCAGATGGGAATGACCTGGACCTTCTTATTAATGAGCTTTACAACCAGAATGTCACTGGTTTTCAGTGGGTTGGAAGTGAAGGCTGGATCACATACAGGTATTTAGCCAATGCCAGGAACTATGCTGTGGTTGGGGGTGCAGTAGGCTTTGCCGTGCCCAATGCGAATATTCCAGGCCTGAAAGAGTTTATTACAGGCAGCCGGCCCTCTATGACCCCAGGTAACACAGGACTCGTTGAACTGTGGGAGAACGTGTTTGACTGCAATCTGAGACCACAATTAGCCATTAGTGCCAAACCCTGCACTGGAGAGGAGTCTTTGGGGAATGCACACACAAGCTTTACAGACGTGACAGATGCCAGCTTGCTGAATAACATTTATAAGGCTGTATATGCTGTGGCCCACGCTGTGGAGGGACTTTTGGGCTGTGTGGAAGGAAAAGGGCCGTTCCACAATGGCGCATGTGCAAACAAAGAGAAAATAGAGCCATGGCAGGTTCTACATTACCTCAAGCAAGTAAACTTTACAaccaaaaatggagaaaaagtaCTGTTTGATCAGGTGGGTGATCCAGTTGCACGCTATGCCCTGGTCAACTGGCAGATGAGCAGGGAAGGAGAAATAAAATTTGAGACCATTGGCTTGTATGACGCATCTCAACAAGAAGGCCATGAGTTTGTAATGAATGATGTTACTGCACTCTGGGCAGGGGCTAAACGTAGG GTTCCTATGTCAGTATGCAGTGAAGACTGTCTCCCAGGAACCAGCAGGGCTTTCATAAAGGGGAAGCCAATCTGCTGTTTTGACTGCATCCGCTGCGCAGATGGAGAGTTCAGCAACACCACAA ATGCCGTCTCCTGTCTTCAATGCCCTGTCGAGTACAAGTCAAACGGGAACAAGACTCGATGTGATCTGAAAAATATAGAATTTCTAGACTTTAATGAGCTCATGGGAATTCTACTGATGACATTTTCTTTGTTTGGCGGATGTCTCACAATCACAATTGGATTAATTTTCTTCCACTTTAGACAGACTCCTATTGTCCGAGCCAACAACTCAGAGCTGAGCTTTCTTCTGCTCTTCTCTCTGACTCTGTGTTTCTTTTGCTCACTTACTTTCATCGGTCAGCCCTCTGAGTGGTCCTGTATGCTGCGTCACACAGCGTTTGGGATCACCTTCGTCCTCTGCATCTCCTGTGTTCTGGGGAAAACAATAGTGGTGTTAATGGCCTTCAGAGCTACACTTCCAGGAAGTAATGTCATGAAATGGTTCGGGCCTCCACAGCAGAGACTTAGTGTTCTTGCTTTTACCCTCATACAGGTCcttatttgtgtgctttggttAACAATATCCCCTCCGTTTCCTTACAAAAATATGCACCAATACACAGACAGAATCATACTAGAATGTCATGTGGGATCAGTTGTAGGTTTCTGGGCTGTGCTGGGGTATATAGGATTTTTAGcccttttgtgttttattttagcttttttggcTCGGAAGCTTCCTGATAACTTTAATGAAGCCAAATTCATCACATTCAGCATGCTGATATTCTGTGCTGTCTGGATCACCTTCATCCCAGCTTATGTCAGCTCTCCTGGAAAGTTTATCGTAGCCGTTGAGATATTTGCCATTTTGGCCTCAAGTTCTGGTTTacttttctgtatatttattcccaagtgttacattattttattaaagcCACATGAGAACACTAAAAAACATATGATGGGTAAAAATCCCTCCAAAATCTAA